A genomic stretch from Oreochromis niloticus isolate F11D_XX linkage group LG11, O_niloticus_UMD_NMBU, whole genome shotgun sequence includes:
- the LOC100705431 gene encoding cathepsin S produces MSPTNQGLLLLLISLCAGAAAMFESTLDAHWELWKKTHGRSYKNDVEDAHRRELWENNLKMITVHNLEASMGLHTYELGMNHMGDLTEEEILQFSATLIPPTDIQRAPSPFAGASGSPVPDTVDWRQKGYVTSVKMQGACGACWAFSVAGALEGQLAKTTGKLVDLSPQNLVDCSGKYGNHGCNGGYISRAFQYVIDNQGIDSDASYPYTGRDDPCRYNPATRAANCSSYHFLRHGDEDALKQAVATIGPISVIIDARRPRFSFYRSGVYNDPSCTQNVNHAVLVVGYGTLDGQDYWLVKNSWGTSFGDQGYIRMARNQNDQCGIALYACYPVM; encoded by the exons ATGAGTCCGACTAATCAAG gccTGCTGTTGCTGCTCATCTCCCTGTGTGCTGGGGCAGCAGCCATGTTTGAATCCACACTGGATGCCCACTGGGAGCTGTGGAAGAAGACACATGGGAGGAGCTACAAAAATGAT GTGGAGGATGCTCACCGCCGGGAGCTGTGGGAGAATAACCTGAAGATGATTACTGTGCACAACCTGGAGGCCTCAATGGGACTTCACACCTATGAACTGGGCATGAATCACATGGGAGACCTG ACAGAAGAAGAGATCCTGCAGTTTTCTGCCACTCTCATTCCTCCCACTGACATCCAGAGGGCGCCATCTCCCTTTGCAGGGGCATCAGGTTCTCCTGTACCAGACACCGTGGACTGGAGACAGAAGGGTTATGTCACCAGTGTAAAGATGCAG ggTGCTTGTGGAGCTTGCTGGGCCTTCAGTGTTGCAGGGGCCCTGGAAGGTCAGTTAGCCAAGACAACGGGAAAGCTGGTGGATCTCAGTCCCCAAAACCTGGTGGATTGTTCTGGCAAATATGGCAACCATGGCTGCAACGGAGGCTACATAAGCCGAGCTTTCCAATATGTCATTGACAACCAAGGAATCGACTCTGATGCTTCTTACCCGTATACAGGACGT GATGATCCCTGCCGCTACAACCCGGCAACTCGTGCAGCCAACTGCTCCAGTTACCATTTTCTGCGGCACGGGGATGAGGATGCTCTAAAGCAGGCTGTTGCTACCATTGGACCCATTTCAGTGATAATTGATGCTAGGCGGCCCAGATTTAGTTTCTACAGGAGTG GAGTGTATAATGACCCATCATGCACGCAGAATGTGAATCACGCGGTGTTAGTTGTGGGCTACGGTACTCTGGATGGACAAGACTACTGGCTCGTAAAGAACAG CTGGGGAACTTCCTTCGGAGATCAGGGATACATCCGGATGGCACGCAACCAGAACGATCAGTGTGGCATTGCTCTGTATGCCTGCTACCCCGTCATGTAA
- the onecutl gene encoding one cut domain, family member, like has protein sequence MDGSLGEMSLHTHSDLAHSQDGRAMLHSRDLSAAFPRPSLGGSSMSLEPEPRPPGFDHSMSALGYSGDSPSSSGSTYTTLTPLQPFDDKFHHHHHHHPCLPVSNVIGSFTLMREDRGLSTNFYNPYGKELAMSQSLSPPSTGSGLGSSMHGYGSLGNSPNGNGSQMLPGGYDVHGGSLFCRTSDFGREMSPPGLGGGDVSVGHQLNKMETHQHAPGHHPHIYSQHYQPHHHPSQQATKMGDHLHSSSSASSSPSEGMLPGSQGSGGSTGEEINTRDVAQRIITELKRYSIPQAIFAERVLCRSQGTLSDLLRNPKPWGKLKSGRETFKRMSRWLQEPEFQRMASLRLEACKRKEQEQNKLERNQGPKRTRLVFTDLQRRTLMAIFRENHRPTKELQVTIAQQLGLELSTVSNFFMNARRRNLNKWADEGRPSSTGSSGSSISSSAVSCSTA, from the exons ATGGATGGGAGTCTAGGGGAGATGTCCCTCCACACCCACTCTGATCTGGCTCACAGCCAGGATGGCAGGGCTATGCTGCACTCCCGGGACCTTTCAGCTGCTTTCCCCAGGCCTTCCCTTGGGGGCTCCTCCATGTCTCTGGAACCTGAGCCCCGTCCACCAGGCTTCGATCACTCCATGTCAGCGCTGGGCTACAGCGGCGACTCTCCATCCAGCTCTGGCAGCACATACACTACCCTGACCCCCCTGCAGCCCTTTGACGACAAgttccaccaccaccatcaccatcacCCCTGTCTCCCTGTCAGCAATGTTATTGGCAGCTTTACCCTTATGCGTGAGGATCGAGGCCTCAGCACCAACTTCTACAACCCTTATGGCAAGGAACTGGCCATGTCCCAAAGCCTGTCGCCTCCATCCACAGGATCAGGCCTGGGTTCCTCCATGCATGGCTATGGAAGTCTGGGCAACAGCCCTAATGGTAACGGCAGTCAGATGCTCCCTGGTGGGTATGATGTACATGGAGGTAGCCTTTTCTGCCGAACATCGGATTTTGGCCGAGAGATGTCACCGCCAGGCCTAGGAGGAGGTGATGTTTCAGTGGGGCATCAGCTAAATAAAATGGAGACTCACCAGCATGCCCCAGGCCATCACCCACACATCTATAGCCAGCACTACCAGCCTCACCATCACCCAAGCCAGCAGGCCACCAAGATGGGTGACCACCTGCACTCTTCATCGTCTGCTTCATCCTCACCCAGCGAGGGCATGCTGCCGGGCTCACAGGGCAGTGGAGGCAGCACTGGAGAGGAGATCAACACCAGGGATGTGGCCCAAAGGATCatcactgagctgaagaggTACAGCATCCCCCAGGCCATCTTCGCTGAGAGGGTTTTGTGTAGGTCACAGGGCACACTGTCTGACCTCCTGAGGAACCCTAAGCCCTGGGGCAAGCTCAAGTCTGGCCGTGAGACCTTTAAAAGGATGTCCCGCTGGCTCCAGGAACCGGAGTTTCAAAGAATGGCCTCGCTCAGGCTGGAGG CCTGCAAGCGTAAGGAACAGGAGCAGAACAAGCTGGAGCGCAACCAGGGCCCGAAGCGCACCAGGCTGGTGTTCACAGATCTGCAGCGGCGTACGCTTATGGCCATCTTCAGGGAGAACCACCGCCCAACCAAAGAGCTGCAGGTCACCATTGCCCAGCAGCTGGGCCTGGAgctctccactgtcagcaactTCTTCATGAATGCCCGCCGACGCAACCTCAACAAGTGGGCAGACGAGGGCCGTCCTTCTTCCACCGGTTCCTCGGGCTCCAGCATTTCCTCCTCCGCAGTGTCCTGCAGCACGGCGTGA